In Paenibacillus sp. G2S3, a single window of DNA contains:
- a CDS encoding DUF4358 domain-containing protein has translation MKKHTFILALTIVLSVVLSACSSSNNEAAVETNLTPKEMVDEMLAKVEQPSLIEVEADMVAQLYHLAPSLLEDYSIRMPMMNVKSNEIAILKVKDAKDISTVETAVKERATDIQKQFEQYLPDQYENAQNYKLVTKGNYILFVISESADQLVTEFDTLFTKK, from the coding sequence TTGAAAAAACATACCTTCATTCTAGCGTTAACTATTGTATTAAGTGTGGTGCTTAGCGCCTGTTCCAGTAGTAACAATGAAGCCGCAGTCGAAACCAATCTGACACCGAAAGAAATGGTCGACGAAATGCTCGCAAAAGTGGAACAACCTTCATTAATTGAAGTTGAAGCAGATATGGTGGCTCAGCTGTACCATCTAGCTCCATCATTACTTGAAGATTATAGCATTAGAATGCCAATGATGAATGTGAAAAGTAACGAAATTGCCATTTTAAAAGTTAAAGATGCAAAAGATATCTCTACTGTCGAAACCGCCGTCAAAGAGCGTGCTACTGATATTCAAAAGCAATTCGAACAATACCTTCCGGATCAGTATGAGAACGCCCAAAATTATAAGCTGGTCACAAAAGGAAATTACATCTTATTCGTGATTTCGGAGAGTGCTGATCAGCTGGTGACTGAATTCGATACCTTGTTTACTAAAAAATAA
- a CDS encoding HEAT repeat domain-containing protein, whose translation MIEELNNNGLPENYEELKKAANRSADWRARLEAVEELGQTNHKQIIDILTRLMESDPVYTVQEAAYLKLKAFGEDVKAPSKNKPELVKGVSKILLRIKKSLPRDHSYEDFKEKLKKMRIDVYDTYEGEKGDDFDAWLMKMWTSANK comes from the coding sequence ATGATCGAAGAACTGAACAATAATGGACTACCGGAGAATTACGAGGAATTAAAGAAAGCTGCCAACCGCTCTGCGGATTGGAGAGCCCGTCTAGAAGCAGTTGAAGAACTGGGTCAGACGAACCACAAACAAATTATCGATATCCTGACGCGTTTAATGGAGAGCGATCCTGTATATACAGTTCAAGAAGCTGCTTACCTTAAACTGAAGGCATTCGGCGAAGATGTTAAAGCACCTTCCAAGAATAAACCGGAGCTAGTAAAAGGCGTATCCAAAATACTCCTGAGAATCAAGAAGAGCCTGCCAAGAGATCATTCGTACGAAGATTTCAAAGAGAAGCTGAAGAAGATGAGAATCGACGTGTACGATACCTATGAAGGCGAAAAGGGCGATGACTTCGACGCGTGGCTGATGAAAATGTGGACTTCCGCGAACAAGTAA
- a CDS encoding AMP-binding protein, producing the protein MLNNQQWIAPEYYNLTSEMERHAPEKIALKWLNEQGDYEKITYGDLRKQANRLAGGLAAIGLQQGDRVLVMVPRRIIAYVIYLACLKLGLAIIPSSEMLRAKDLSYRLRHSEARAVIAWSEITDEVNKISDDLPALDYRLSVSGAPDELGHGWLDLESLMINQPDMFTAVESHRDDMAILAYTSGTTGNPKAVVHSHGWGYAHLRITSPQWLDIKETDTVWATAAPGWQKWIWSPFLSVLGNGATGFVYSGSFHPKKYLQLLQDHNIEVLCCTPTEYRLMAKLEDLSHYDLSHLRCAVSAGEPLNQEVINTFQREFNITIRDGYGQTESTLIIGTLKDTPIRIGSMGKSIAPGLVEVVDEDGIPVPAGVVGDIAVHLSMPALFHTYYKDPGRKESSTHGEFFITGDRARKDEEGYFWFEGRGDDIIISSGYTIGPFEVEEALMKHASVKECAVVASPDEIRGHIVKAFIVLKDETAASPELMKELQSHVKEWTAPYKYPRKIEFIQDLPKTTSGKIRRVELREQEKRAAQE; encoded by the coding sequence ATATTGAATAATCAGCAGTGGATCGCACCTGAGTACTACAATCTCACTTCGGAAATGGAACGTCATGCTCCGGAAAAGATTGCACTTAAGTGGTTGAATGAACAAGGAGACTACGAAAAAATCACTTACGGAGATCTTCGCAAGCAAGCTAACCGACTTGCTGGAGGGCTCGCAGCAATTGGCCTCCAGCAAGGGGATCGTGTTCTTGTAATGGTTCCACGCCGAATCATCGCTTATGTCATCTATTTAGCATGTCTGAAGCTAGGACTTGCCATTATCCCTTCATCAGAAATGCTTCGCGCTAAGGATTTATCCTATCGTCTGCGGCATTCCGAAGCCAGAGCCGTTATTGCCTGGTCCGAGATCACTGATGAAGTTAATAAAATCTCGGACGATCTGCCTGCTCTGGATTACCGTCTTTCCGTATCCGGCGCCCCTGACGAGCTCGGTCATGGATGGCTAGATCTGGAAAGTCTAATGATTAATCAGCCAGATATGTTCACAGCAGTCGAAAGCCACCGGGACGATATGGCAATCTTGGCATATACCTCTGGAACAACCGGCAACCCCAAAGCAGTCGTTCATAGTCATGGCTGGGGTTATGCTCACTTGCGGATCACATCGCCTCAATGGCTCGATATTAAAGAAACAGACACCGTCTGGGCAACAGCGGCACCGGGCTGGCAAAAATGGATCTGGAGCCCCTTCTTATCCGTCCTTGGCAACGGGGCGACCGGGTTTGTATATAGTGGATCTTTTCATCCCAAAAAATATTTACAGCTGCTGCAGGATCACAACATCGAGGTATTATGCTGTACGCCAACTGAATATCGTTTGATGGCCAAGTTAGAAGATCTCAGTCATTATGACTTGTCCCACCTTCGCTGCGCAGTTTCCGCTGGAGAGCCACTGAATCAAGAGGTCATCAACACCTTCCAACGTGAATTCAATATCACGATTCGTGATGGTTATGGTCAAACAGAAAGTACGCTTATCATCGGAACACTCAAAGATACTCCTATTCGGATAGGTTCTATGGGTAAGTCTATTGCTCCGGGGCTAGTTGAAGTAGTAGACGAAGACGGCATTCCGGTACCTGCTGGAGTCGTTGGAGATATCGCAGTACACTTAAGTATGCCAGCGTTATTTCATACCTATTACAAAGATCCTGGTAGAAAAGAAAGCAGTACTCACGGTGAGTTCTTCATAACTGGAGACCGGGCACGGAAAGATGAAGAAGGTTATTTCTGGTTCGAGGGCCGTGGAGATGACATTATCATTAGCTCAGGTTACACCATTGGTCCTTTCGAAGTAGAAGAAGCCCTTATGAAGCATGCTTCGGTTAAGGAATGCGCGGTCGTTGCTAGTCCGGATGAAATCCGCGGTCACATCGTTAAAGCTTTTATTGTACTAAAAGATGAGACCGCCGCTTCTCCTGAGCTTATGAAGGAGCTGCAATCCCATGTTAAAGAGTGGACCGCTCCTTATAAATATCCACGCAAAATCGAGTTCATTCAAGATCTTCCAAAGACGACCTCCGGAAAAATACGGAGAGTAGAGCTTCGTGAGCAGGAGAAACGTGCTGCGCAGGAGTAA
- a CDS encoding GNAT family N-acetyltransferase yields the protein MNHTTFDEIFAIMEASFPTSEIRTYEGQQELLDVPHYRLITEVNAEGKIIAFIACWEFPGFRFVEHIAVDPSIRGGGIGKKLMEEYIRQSGKPVLLEVEPPLGEMEQRRIGFYERLGFHLNPYAYVQPPLREENADLPLQIMTYPNPVDEEEFNLYREILYTEVYKVTTPYQS from the coding sequence ATGAATCACACAACTTTTGATGAAATATTCGCTATTATGGAAGCCTCTTTTCCTACCTCCGAGATCAGAACCTATGAGGGACAACAGGAGTTATTGGATGTTCCACATTATCGATTGATTACCGAAGTGAATGCTGAGGGGAAAATCATTGCTTTTATAGCTTGCTGGGAGTTTCCAGGATTTCGATTTGTAGAACATATCGCAGTGGACCCAAGTATAAGAGGGGGAGGCATTGGCAAAAAGCTGATGGAAGAATATATCCGTCAGTCGGGCAAGCCTGTGCTTCTTGAAGTAGAGCCGCCACTGGGTGAAATGGAACAACGTAGAATTGGCTTTTATGAGCGACTAGGGTTCCATTTGAATCCTTATGCTTATGTGCAGCCCCCTCTGCGTGAGGAAAATGCTGATTTACCGCTTCAAATCATGACTTACCCTAACCCTGTCGATGAAGAAGAATTCAATCTATACCGAGAAATTTTATATACAGAAGTGTATAAGGTTACAACACCGTATCAAAGTTAA
- a CDS encoding DUF4023 domain-containing protein, with amino-acid sequence MDDTHAFVEKVHDTQKKAEKNKEHHGKSTPSQKLPNKQHSK; translated from the coding sequence ATGGACGATACTCATGCTTTTGTAGAAAAAGTACACGACACCCAAAAGAAAGCTGAAAAGAATAAAGAACATCACGGTAAAAGTACACCAAGTCAAAAGCTTCCAAATAAACAACACAGTAAGTAA
- a CDS encoding S-layer homology domain-containing protein, whose amino-acid sequence MNRLFKQAVSMTLAFVMVLGITFTGIPAYAEDSNGDAGLLQLQSLEPVALLAGNSTWKYLDNGTNQGTAWRSVYEDSTWASGQAPLGYKDSGSGVSSKQFGALKTNISYGSDKKKKYITSYFRTNVTVNKEDITKSDKILGNFAFDDGVVLYLNGKEIYREAMPAGEINYQTLSTTSASDPNEYTKVDLTELVKANLKDGGNELSAEVHQTGENSSDLYWDMSLIAYPATQVVDPVDPVDPGVGKPESIALTFNGNPQTSMGFNWYAPEKVTGTKLEVVEASKLVDGQFPVGAQTYEGTSVTTSVYMTKADKSAKKPVVLTSHKVIADNLQPGTEYAYRAGDGQADNWSDVGTFTTESSSNQAFKFLYTTDSQGTTEGDFDIWNHTLQEGLAKFPTSEFILNSGDLVDNGDIEEQWGWFFNKPKDILANIPLVPLVGNHESKSYSNYTTHFNLPNVSNTGAKPDGSVYSFDYGSAHFMVINTEYYGASSSLENNEIYNKQVQWLRSEAAKSDQKWKVVLLHKSPYSVASHTNDTDVLYYRANLTKVFDELGIDMVIGGHDHTYTRSYQMYNNQPLTDIKPDTNGVVTDPKGTLYLITNAAGNKKYNVAAGTFPFAAKYEQPGKEMFTGMTVTNDQFSYEAYTTTTGGSTDLYDKYSIHKSDVAVKPVQNAKATVEDGGKITLTWDAPASGAPVSGYRIYEKNDLVSANWMVSVPNTEGQTSYSYTVENTNPNQTYQFVIKAVSDRTNSEATIASTDSIKKVTVTFNGDPVSSKGFTWYTATKSAGSDLQVVENTGVTPDFAKSIEFKGRSAVSRNSKDELVHKAEASGLKADTKYYFRVGDKSLGLWSEVGSFETAAKTGAFTFIDLADTQAKTEEEAILSGETMAKALTTFPNAEFVAINGDIVDTGTNEEQWNWLLGHSQETLLNTTIVPVAGNHEDKANAFYEHYNIKEAAGSPTETGAYYSYDYSNAHFVVLNTNENSDEYANFSKAQLDWMKADVKAAKAAGAKWIIVAMHKGPYTTSNHATDKDIMGANGERAKVAPMMAELGIDLVLQGHDHIYARTKPIKADGTAADTVKIKESFNGQTVEYTVNPDGTIYLIPATAGAKVYYKNMKKELGDAYYNLFEVANENTAAKYGADPSDATRPMRGQVQTFVGITVDAGKLTAVSYEIDQNVNEAKPYVLEEFGIVKGDENGGVTPTPTPKPTTAPTTAPTVAPTATPAPTTAPSPTATPVSKPSLTDTSNHWAAAVIEKAVAAGFVSGYPDDTFRPNQKVNRVEFITMLARALQLPDNGDTSSFKDSAKIPAWAKSFVAQAVSLQIISGYDDGTFRPTQELTRTELAVMVVRALGITVDPKATLTFNDAKDVPAWAVPYIAAAAKSGLVNGVGQNQFAPNQKATRAEAVTIILALLEKGQK is encoded by the coding sequence ATGAACAGGTTATTTAAACAAGCTGTATCCATGACCTTAGCTTTCGTTATGGTACTGGGAATTACATTCACAGGAATACCAGCTTATGCTGAAGACAGCAATGGGGATGCTGGATTACTGCAATTACAATCGCTAGAGCCTGTTGCATTATTGGCAGGGAATTCTACGTGGAAGTATCTAGATAACGGAACGAATCAAGGCACAGCATGGCGGTCTGTGTATGAAGATTCAACATGGGCGTCTGGCCAAGCGCCGCTTGGTTATAAAGATAGTGGATCCGGAGTCAGCAGCAAGCAATTTGGTGCTCTGAAAACAAATATAAGCTACGGTTCTGATAAAAAGAAGAAATACATCACTTCCTATTTCCGTACAAATGTAACTGTGAACAAGGAAGATATTACGAAATCCGATAAAATTTTGGGCAACTTCGCATTTGATGATGGAGTTGTGCTGTATCTGAACGGTAAAGAAATCTACCGTGAGGCTATGCCTGCAGGTGAAATCAACTATCAAACACTGAGTACAACTAGTGCCAGTGATCCAAATGAGTATACAAAGGTTGATCTAACGGAACTCGTAAAGGCTAATTTGAAAGATGGAGGAAATGAACTTTCAGCTGAAGTTCATCAGACAGGTGAAAATAGTTCTGACCTGTATTGGGATATGAGCCTGATTGCTTATCCAGCGACACAGGTTGTAGATCCGGTTGATCCAGTAGATCCAGGAGTTGGTAAACCTGAGTCAATCGCACTTACCTTTAACGGAAACCCTCAGACTAGTATGGGGTTCAATTGGTATGCACCTGAGAAGGTGACGGGTACCAAGCTTGAAGTAGTAGAAGCTTCTAAATTAGTGGACGGTCAGTTCCCAGTAGGTGCACAAACTTACGAAGGAACATCTGTTACAACAAGCGTGTATATGACAAAAGCGGATAAGTCAGCTAAGAAACCAGTGGTACTGACTAGCCATAAGGTCATTGCTGACAATTTGCAGCCGGGAACGGAGTATGCTTACCGTGCTGGGGATGGACAAGCTGATAATTGGAGTGACGTCGGAACGTTTACAACAGAAAGCTCCAGTAATCAAGCCTTTAAGTTCTTATATACAACGGATTCTCAAGGAACAACTGAAGGTGATTTTGATATTTGGAATCATACCCTTCAAGAGGGATTGGCTAAATTTCCGACAAGTGAATTCATTCTGAATTCCGGAGATTTGGTAGACAACGGTGATATTGAGGAGCAATGGGGATGGTTTTTCAATAAACCAAAGGATATTCTAGCAAATATTCCATTGGTTCCACTGGTAGGTAATCACGAAAGCAAGAGTTATAGCAATTATACAACTCATTTTAATTTACCTAATGTCTCGAATACGGGAGCAAAACCAGATGGCTCTGTATATTCTTTTGACTACGGTTCAGCGCACTTTATGGTAATCAATACAGAGTATTATGGTGCTAGCTCGAGTCTTGAGAATAACGAAATTTACAATAAGCAAGTACAGTGGCTGCGCAGTGAAGCTGCGAAAAGCGATCAGAAGTGGAAGGTTGTGCTTTTGCATAAATCGCCTTATTCCGTTGCCAGTCATACAAATGATACAGATGTACTCTATTACAGAGCTAATTTGACAAAGGTATTTGATGAGCTTGGTATTGACATGGTTATCGGTGGACATGACCACACCTATACTAGAAGCTATCAAATGTACAACAATCAGCCGTTAACGGATATTAAGCCGGACACAAACGGAGTGGTAACTGATCCTAAGGGTACGTTATACCTGATTACAAATGCAGCGGGCAATAAAAAATATAATGTAGCCGCAGGCACATTCCCTTTTGCAGCTAAATACGAGCAGCCTGGTAAGGAAATGTTCACAGGAATGACAGTAACAAACGATCAATTCTCGTACGAAGCCTACACCACGACAACTGGTGGATCTACTGACTTGTATGATAAATACAGCATTCATAAGTCTGACGTAGCTGTTAAACCTGTGCAAAATGCAAAAGCTACTGTAGAAGATGGCGGTAAAATCACGTTAACTTGGGATGCGCCTGCATCTGGCGCACCGGTGTCAGGATATCGCATTTATGAGAAAAATGATCTGGTATCTGCAAACTGGATGGTCAGTGTTCCTAATACGGAAGGTCAAACTTCTTACAGTTACACTGTAGAAAATACTAATCCTAACCAAACCTATCAATTTGTTATCAAAGCAGTAAGTGACAGAACAAATTCTGAAGCTACTATTGCTTCTACAGATTCGATCAAAAAAGTTACAGTTACCTTTAATGGTGATCCAGTTAGTTCTAAAGGGTTCACTTGGTACACAGCCACGAAGTCTGCAGGAAGTGATCTTCAAGTTGTAGAGAACACCGGCGTTACTCCAGACTTTGCTAAGTCTATTGAATTTAAAGGACGTTCAGCGGTTTCTAGAAATTCTAAAGATGAATTAGTTCATAAAGCGGAAGCTTCTGGCTTGAAGGCTGATACGAAATACTACTTCCGTGTAGGTGATAAATCACTTGGTCTTTGGAGTGAGGTAGGATCTTTCGAAACTGCCGCTAAGACAGGTGCATTTACTTTCATCGATCTGGCGGACACGCAAGCAAAGACGGAAGAAGAGGCTATCCTTTCTGGAGAAACGATGGCAAAAGCTCTTACCACATTCCCCAATGCTGAGTTTGTGGCCATTAACGGAGATATTGTAGATACGGGAACTAATGAAGAACAGTGGAATTGGTTGCTCGGTCATTCGCAGGAAACCTTGCTCAATACGACTATTGTTCCAGTTGCAGGGAACCATGAGGATAAAGCGAATGCCTTCTATGAGCACTACAATATTAAGGAAGCAGCAGGCTCTCCAACAGAAACAGGAGCGTACTATTCCTATGATTATAGCAATGCGCACTTTGTAGTCTTGAACACGAATGAGAATTCGGACGAATATGCTAACTTCAGCAAAGCACAGTTGGATTGGATGAAGGCTGATGTAAAAGCAGCGAAGGCTGCTGGAGCAAAGTGGATCATCGTCGCTATGCATAAAGGACCATACACAACCTCTAACCACGCTACTGACAAAGATATTATGGGCGCTAATGGAGAAAGAGCGAAAGTTGCTCCAATGATGGCTGAATTAGGCATTGACCTGGTGCTTCAAGGTCACGATCATATCTATGCACGAACCAAGCCAATCAAGGCTGACGGAACTGCAGCAGACACAGTGAAAATCAAGGAAAGCTTCAATGGTCAAACGGTAGAGTACACAGTAAACCCAGATGGAACAATCTATCTGATTCCAGCTACAGCAGGAGCGAAGGTTTACTATAAGAACATGAAGAAAGAATTGGGAGATGCGTACTATAATCTCTTTGAAGTAGCCAATGAGAATACAGCTGCTAAATACGGAGCGGACCCAAGTGATGCTACGCGTCCAATGCGCGGTCAAGTTCAGACCTTTGTTGGCATCACTGTAGATGCAGGGAAGCTGACAGCTGTATCTTATGAGATTGATCAGAATGTTAATGAGGCTAAACCATACGTTCTAGAAGAGTTTGGTATTGTTAAAGGTGATGAAAATGGTGGAGTCACACCAACACCAACACCAAAACCAACAACAGCGCCGACAACAGCGCCGACAGTTGCGCCAACAGCTACACCAGCACCAACAACGGCGCCTTCACCAACTGCAACGCCAGTTAGTAAGCCATCTTTAACGGATACTAGCAATCACTGGGCGGCAGCAGTTATCGAGAAAGCAGTAGCAGCAGGCTTCGTTAGTGGTTATCCGGATGATACTTTCCGTCCTAATCAGAAAGTGAATCGGGTTGAATTTATCACTATGCTGGCACGTGCATTGCAATTGCCGGACAATGGTGACACTTCAAGCTTTAAGGATTCTGCGAAGATTCCAGCATGGGCTAAGTCTTTTGTGGCACAGGCTGTATCTCTACAAATTATCAGTGGCTATGATGACGGGACATTCCGTCCTACACAGGAGCTAACACGTACAGAATTAGCAGTTATGGTTGTTCGTGCTCTGGGTATTACAGTAGATCCGAAAGCGACATTAACCTTCAATGATGCTAAGGATGTACCAGCATGGGCTGTGCCGTATATTGCAGCAGCAGCGAAATCAGGCCTTGTAAATGGTGTAGGACAGAATCAATTTGCACCTAACCAGAAGGCAACAAGAGCAGAGGCGGTTACCATAATCCTTGCCTTGTTAGAAAAAGGGCAGAAGTAA
- a CDS encoding YdeI/OmpD-associated family protein, protein MFEFEAKLVRPDASGSWTYLNVPYDTEEIFDTKSRIQVKGNVNGIPYRGTLMPHGNGKHFMVVKKELRDLAKAQPGDNVRVTMEQDHQLREVEVPEDFLDALNSHQQAEAFFNSLAYSYQKEYVTWIEGAKRPETRASRIEKSISKLAEGLRLK, encoded by the coding sequence ATGTTCGAATTTGAAGCTAAATTAGTGAGACCTGATGCAAGTGGGAGCTGGACTTATCTTAACGTCCCTTATGATACTGAAGAAATATTTGATACAAAGTCCAGGATACAGGTAAAAGGAAATGTAAATGGAATCCCCTATAGAGGAACGCTTATGCCCCATGGAAACGGAAAGCATTTTATGGTGGTAAAGAAGGAACTGCGAGATCTAGCCAAAGCTCAACCTGGTGATAATGTGCGCGTGACGATGGAGCAAGATCATCAATTACGTGAGGTAGAAGTCCCAGAAGATTTTCTCGATGCGCTGAATAGTCATCAGCAGGCAGAGGCTTTTTTTAACAGTCTGGCTTATTCTTATCAGAAGGAGTATGTGACTTGGATCGAAGGAGCGAAAAGACCCGAAACCAGAGCATCTCGTATTGAAAAATCAATTAGTAAGCTGGCTGAAGGATTGCGGCTTAAATAA
- a CDS encoding GreA/GreB family elongation factor, translated as MSHSLIYEGSRTQLVQQLIYFDEEKIAFLNQYFPERSKERSNAETLLSRYCSELEQLLSRFNGEELNSLVLIGSQLQLRYLDDNTTDSYTIVFPNQAEPNDNKISMLSPIGMQLLLAQIGSTCQLAIPSGELSVKIESIKFVNCGEVAVLI; from the coding sequence ATGAGCCATAGTCTAATTTATGAAGGTTCAAGGACACAACTGGTCCAGCAGCTTATTTATTTTGATGAGGAAAAAATCGCATTTCTAAATCAGTATTTCCCGGAACGAAGCAAAGAAAGAAGTAATGCTGAAACGCTGTTGTCCCGTTATTGCTCCGAGCTGGAACAATTACTTTCCCGTTTTAATGGAGAAGAATTGAACTCCCTCGTATTGATTGGAAGTCAGCTTCAGCTACGCTACTTAGACGACAATACTACAGATTCCTACACCATCGTATTTCCAAACCAGGCAGAACCTAATGATAACAAGATTTCAATGCTCTCGCCTATTGGCATGCAGCTGCTGTTAGCTCAAATCGGCAGTACATGTCAGTTAGCTATACCTTCAGGTGAGTTATCGGTAAAGATCGAAAGTATTAAGTTTGTGAATTGTGGTGAGGTAGCCGTTCTTATTTAA
- a CDS encoding sporulation protein Cse60 encodes MIQVKEFVDADNSYAENKANEFLAGLREEQVVNICYGSVVKSSRDGAEHQRSSILVVYKTNEGQ; translated from the coding sequence ATGATTCAAGTAAAAGAGTTTGTAGATGCTGATAATTCGTATGCTGAGAATAAGGCTAATGAGTTCTTGGCAGGGCTGCGTGAGGAACAGGTTGTGAATATCTGTTACGGTTCGGTAGTTAAATCTTCACGTGATGGGGCAGAGCATCAAAGAAGCAGTATACTGGTCGTGTATAAGACAAATGAAGGGCAATAA
- the katA gene encoding catalase KatA, with product MSSNNNLTTSWGAPVGDNQNSMTAGDRGPTLLQDVHLLEKLAHFNRERVPERVVHAKGAGAHGYFEVTQDLTQYTKANFLSEVGKRTPMFIRFSTVAGELGSADTVRDPRGFAVKFYTEEGNYDLVGNNTPVFFVRDAIKFPDFIHTQKRDPQTHLKNPNAVWDFWSLSPESLHQVTILMSDRGIPATLRHMHGFGSHTFKWVNAEGNAVWVKYHFKTEQGIKNLAPDLAAKIAGENPDYHTEDLFNAIDKGDFPAWKLYVQIMPIEDANTYHFDPFDVTKVWSQKDYPLIEVGRMVLDRNPENYFAEVEQVTFSPGSFVPGIEASPDKLLQGRLFAYGDAHRHRVGPNHNSLPINRPKVEVKNYQRDGGMALGNNGGSGAYYEPNSLGGPKEAPQYKTSPFEVSGNADSVSYNSDDHYTQPGDLYRLMSEEERTRLVQNIVGAMTPVESNDIKFRQIAHFYKADPELGQRVASGLGLSVPDGV from the coding sequence ATGAGCTCCAATAATAATCTTACGACCAGCTGGGGTGCTCCAGTAGGCGACAATCAAAATTCAATGACAGCCGGTGATCGCGGTCCTACTTTGCTGCAAGATGTCCATCTGCTTGAAAAATTAGCCCACTTTAACAGAGAACGTGTTCCTGAACGTGTCGTTCATGCTAAGGGTGCTGGCGCTCATGGTTATTTTGAGGTCACTCAGGATTTAACTCAATATACAAAAGCTAATTTCTTATCTGAGGTAGGCAAGCGTACCCCTATGTTTATCCGTTTCTCAACCGTAGCTGGTGAGCTAGGTTCTGCTGATACTGTACGGGATCCTCGTGGTTTTGCTGTGAAATTCTATACCGAAGAAGGAAACTATGATCTCGTAGGTAACAACACACCCGTATTCTTCGTTCGTGACGCAATCAAGTTCCCGGACTTTATTCATACACAGAAGCGCGATCCACAGACACACTTAAAGAACCCTAATGCCGTTTGGGACTTCTGGTCTTTATCACCGGAATCTCTACATCAGGTTACGATTTTGATGTCAGATCGCGGAATTCCAGCTACGCTAAGACATATGCACGGGTTCGGAAGCCACACCTTCAAGTGGGTAAATGCCGAAGGCAATGCTGTCTGGGTGAAATATCATTTCAAAACAGAACAAGGCATTAAGAACCTTGCTCCAGATCTTGCCGCCAAAATCGCTGGGGAGAACCCAGATTATCATACAGAAGACTTGTTCAATGCTATTGATAAAGGAGATTTCCCAGCGTGGAAGCTCTACGTGCAGATTATGCCGATCGAAGATGCGAACACTTACCACTTCGATCCATTCGATGTAACTAAAGTATGGTCGCAAAAAGATTATCCATTAATTGAGGTTGGCCGCATGGTACTGGATCGCAATCCAGAGAACTACTTCGCGGAAGTAGAGCAAGTTACGTTCTCACCTGGCTCTTTCGTCCCTGGTATTGAAGCTTCTCCTGATAAATTGCTACAGGGTCGACTGTTTGCTTACGGCGATGCTCACCGTCACCGTGTAGGTCCTAACCATAACAGCCTGCCTATCAACCGTCCAAAAGTAGAAGTGAAGAACTATCAACGTGACGGTGGCATGGCACTCGGCAACAATGGCGGATCCGGTGCCTATTACGAACCTAACAGCTTAGGTGGACCTAAAGAAGCACCACAGTACAAAACATCACCTTTCGAAGTATCTGGAAATGCCGACAGTGTCTCCTATAATAGTGATGACCATTATACACAACCTGGTGACTTGTATCGCCTGATGAGTGAAGAAGAACGTACCCGTCTTGTTCAAAATATCGTAGGCGCTATGACACCAGTAGAAAGTAACGATATTAAATTTCGACAAATTGCTCATTTCTATAAAGCTGATCCCGAACTGGGACAGCGTGTTGCATCCGGATTAGGATTATCCGTCCCAGACGGAGTATAA